tctgaccaggaTAAACGGGAAacagctagaacaggttcgaatacctcaaaatcgcatgtgcaaataaagcaaaatTTCAACCActcaactgctcgggtgacaattcgacaaattttggtaaaaatcctcacataaagagggctttaAATGTttaaactcctcatcttacaccatctcacatcggaagacgtctgagtttcgtgcacggcctacagagcacacaatcactaatttagtgcgtaaattcgaacaaactggatccgtagcggatattgtgaaacctgtgcatcatcgtaggcatcatcgtaatgtgcgttcggccgaaaatatttctgctgttgctgccagtgtggaggatgacccgaatgtttcgattccacggcgtgctcagcaattgggcttgtcaaacacatcattgtggcgaattttgcatttggacttcctacatccatataaagtccaactggtacaaaaattagaacgtggtgaccatggaatgcgtcgggcatacgtcgattgggtgaacgaacaacagcagcaaaatgctgaattttcgcatcaaattttcttcagcgatgaggcacatttcgagctcggtggctatgtgaacacccaaaatttccatatatgaggctcagaaaatccacacgtgattgttgagaggccattgcatccgccaaaagtcactgtttggtgcgcattatggtctggtggagtcatcgggccgtatttctttgaaaatgaggacggcgagacggtaactgtgaatggtgagcgctatggccgcatgttaaccgatttttttttgccacaaattgaagatatggatacggatgacatgtggtttcagcaggacggcgccacgtgccacacaacacgaccgaacatggccatattgcgaacgaaatttgagggacgcacaattccgcgttttggtgatgccaattggccgtccagatcatgcgatttgaacccgctagacttttttttgtggggttatgcgaaagaccgtgtctatgccaactctccccaaactcttgaacatttgaaagacaacattcgtgaagttatgaccgagataccgccccatatgtgccgaaaagtcatcgaaaattacctgttccggatcaaggtgtgcgaggaagccctaggtggacatttgaatgatgttgtatttcacacataatggcataaaccaaactttaatttgaaataaaagtttcatcgaaattcgaattctaagtgtgttatatataatttactttcggaatttaaagttggaaaaccctgtatcttgttgaaattttaactgtttgtgttgcaacgaaatagaatcagagtggtcttatagaagttggacagagtgtataacaCCGAAACATTGCAAAAATATTCAATTGGAATCCACTTTCAAATCCATACTGAATTATGTGGTGTAGAAATCAAGTTGCTCAGAAAATTTGGGCTTCAGAAGGAGCTCTTGCGTTTCATACATTATAAaagcttcaaatccatggattgTTCTCGGCCCACTCTTGCGCATCATTCCGTTATTAACTCGAGGCCCAGCAACATCGGAGTCAGCAAAATAAACATACGCATAATATTTGGAACACGATATTTGGAAGCGaggttgtgctcccgtggccgagtggttagcgtcaaacctaacatgccgggggttcgggttcgattcccgttctggtcggggaaatttttcttcaaagaaatttcctctgacttgcactgtggtcacgcgtattctagagcttgccactcagaatgcattcatgacgtgttatttggcatagaaatctcaaccaagtactaatgaaaatgacacaagtaatactacgttgagacggcggagttcctttaggaacgttagtgccatataagaagaagaagacgaggttAAGCAACTGTTCAACGAAATGACTGTTTGGTGACTCGGAAATCCCCCAAAAATCTCTTGTACTCGTACATAACAGAATAACCTCCGGAGTGTTTTAACCGCATGGATCGTCCGATAAATATGTTGAATAAATAGATTTGAgtgttttggttttttgaagtGTAAAATCATATAcaacgttttttattcattcatatATCGAAATAATGATAACGCTTTGGTTATAATCGTAAATGATGTCCTGATTTTAActccgaccagatggtatccctactcTTTTAGTTCCTCATCGAAATTGATAGTGTCGAAAACGTTATTCGCTTGCTTCTTCACAGAAAGCCGGAAACTTCGTTATGCtcttaagcggaccttacacggtcaactttattgacaatatgatgacatttgggagcataatgacagctgaacatggccgacgacgcagaaatccggattttctgattttcgagcatcaatatcgtgacatttcatatggatgcatgatgttgacgttttacctcacggacttccagactgagttgccagatatgcaagcgcacatttaatttttgttagtcttttttgcgattgcaattaaaatttataaactactgaaattgtaggaatcataaatggaagcttttggtttggaaaaccggtACTTTGactagcaaaatacggtacttttcacgatacaaatcaaaacttcaaagtaaactgacaatgtgatggtgagagagtggatgaaacttaacaacgttttaggaattttttaacgttgaactcgatcattctttgcgctagtgagcgggttgtgtgtttcttcgaactccgctataaaatttggagaatgagaagatctgggaaaatcacagacgaaaaaacatcatgtgttaattcaagctacagtagaatcccgattatccgcggaatagtagggcaaactcaccgcgattaaagaaaatcgcggatgacccattaaaggataaaaaaatgcaaacacgaaaagagatgtttcaacataaaaactatgttctatcaatacagaaatcaatcaactatccatctataaggtcttgtacaccagtggctaaataatgtaaaagccatgaccataacaaaagagcatgggcctaccactcactaacaaattccggaaaggcctattgatttactatggaactcgcagtcacgaataatccgcagggcggatcacccgctcgcggataatcggggttctactgtcatagtctcatttatggaataaaaacatttgcttgcagataaaataacctgcatatattttcgcaaactaaaataatctggcatctctgaaactgaaaggaacagtctgtatttgtgaaacgagtattatgatgtatttttgggaagaaaaaccgaattctaaagtgtaaattatgaatgaaaattaacttttacgaattaaattagtattctatgtgaatgcaaaacacttttttcctgcaagtggtgagaaaatctcatacaaaaatcatGTCTGAAATttacgttatattataataatacattttagtaggaatatctgaaaattcaggggaaataggttaagttaaggttaggactacgcgcttcaactaattgaataataccaagtagatattttcattcaaattttaccaattgaaaattgccttttagccttctaatctgatagagaatagtttggatcccaaactcaaatgtcgccactagccatcgcggatattttcgttgtctcgggttgagggcgatattgaccgtgtaaggtggaaaaatattgattgaggttagatcagatgttgaaagcctagctgtcacgatattgaagacacttattgtcaatccggttgatcgtgtaaggtgcccattagtATGTGATTGGCAAAGGGATTTCGGATTAGAGACAACGTACATCATGTCATCCTGTAATACCTAAATTTATTTCACCAGACATTTAGCTATGCCTTTTTCATTTAGATTAATCCATAAAAGATGAGAATATGTTTGAGATGGATGACTTCATACAGTCGGAATTGGAACAtgacaataaaaatgaaacaaataaatGGAAAAGATCCGACCATCGGTTTGATATTTAATCTCTGGCAAGTATAAATAATAAAGTAGTACAATCAGCCTAGAATActgaactaaagaactaaatttGTGCgaaatgaattttcgaaacctaTTTCAAACTATTTGTTTCTTCTAAATGCTGTCACAGGGACAATAATACCGCAGCAGGAATTCTAAGCAAAGAGATCACTGTTACACATTGAATTAAAAATCATCAGCCCATCTCGCTATCTTCTAACTAGAGCTTTACGATAGTGAGAACCATTTGTCCCATTCCTAGAGAAAGGAATCCACACCACCTGATACCCACACTTTTGTTACGCTTCCTTAAATATCTATTCGCTCGTGTGTCGTTTTCTCGTCCCTAGCATACATACACTATGATAAATGTAGTAAtttgataaataaaaattaatctaAAACTCACATTTTGCTGCATCACTCGTGATACGAGCTCTGCATCAATGCTGCTGCCGGTCCGGTGGACCCTCCGTTCGCGCTATCTCCCGAAGAGGTCGCCACTAGGTGGGAGTTAGCAAAGGAACTGTTGGATTCACTGGCTACGCTAAAAATGCTTCCGCTGCTGCTCGGCTTCCGGTTCATTGCCGGCTGCGCTAAGGACTGGGTGCTATTCTTTGGTATGTTTTGATTCGGCTGATTCAAATCAGCCTCACTGGTCAGGGAGGATACTGAGTTATCGATTCGTCGACTTCGTCCCGAACCGTGGTGATGGTGGTGATGATGATGGCGGTGAGGATCTTTGGGAGGACGCTTGGACTCGCGACCGCCAGAAAAACCGGCACCTGGACTGCTGGCGGCCGTTGTGTCCCCATCACCAAATTCCAAGTTGCTGTCTATGCTTTTCCGGGGTAAACTGAAATTCTTGTATGACTGAGGTGTCGGATGGTGTTGCTGCTGCAGATGTGACTGAGGGTGGGGATTTTCTTGCATAGAGTGTATACTTTTACTACTACGACTGGTGCCGGTATTGTGGTAAAAACTGCGGTTACTTTGGGTTTCAAATTGTTCGCTTTCCTCCGACTTTCCACTGTTGGAACGGTCAAGTGAGCTGTGATGCTGATGATGGGAGCGAGtgtgatgatggtgatgatgattaTGTGGTGTTTGCTGGAGAGATTGTTGTTGACTCGTTCGAAGGATTTTCTCCCGCTCTAGGGAATGATGATGCTTGCGAGGTTGATGGGAGGATTGTTGTTGAGCATCGGTTGGAGCATTTTTATTCAAGGAGTGGTGACTGGATGAAGGTATTACTGCGTTGAGGTTTCCCTGTGAGGATATTCGTTGATTGTTTACACTTAAGACGGATCCTTTTCGGTTAAAACCTTGTTCGTTTTGTTCACCTGTAAGTATTGGTATTCAATTAGAAACAGGATCATGCGATAGATAATCTAGCAGTGTACTTCTTTTTTGTGCTTGGTACCAAATCTTTAGTCGGTGTCCGATTTCCGGGAACGTTGGACGACGTACGGCTTGCTCATGCCAGCACTCCACCATCAAGGAGTAAACGGCGCTTGGACAAGCCTCTGGGCACGGCAATAGCTGTCTGGCCCGGACCATATTGATGACTTCCTGATTACTGTACCCATAATACGGTTGCAATCCGTAGCTATATATTTCCCACAACACCACTCCAAAAGACCAAACATCGCTTTCGGTTGTGAACTTACCGTACAAAATGGATTCGGACGGCATCCAACGGACGGGTAGCAATGATTTAGATTGTACGCTGtaaagaaatcacatttatttagttatttatttGTTGAAACCTTCCGACTACTCTCTTTATGCGATTGAACTTATAACTATGGCCTTAAAAATTTTACAGCTAACATGTTAAACAGTGTTCAAAATACAACACATATTTGTGCGCTTCGCTTTGTCCATAAATTGCTCGATGAAAAAGAATGTGGATGAGGTTTGTAGATCAAAGAGTTCTCGAGTACACGTAACTTGGCGTCAAGATAATATCCAAAAAGCCGCGCACGCAAATTTCCCTGATCTTTTACGATATTTCTATGGGAAGTGGAAATACCAACGGTCAGGAAGGGTTCTTTAGGTTTTCGTTTCGCAAACCTAAAGAATCTTCTCCGCACAGACCAATTATCAACGCAAGAATTCCAAACTACAGCCCCGTTTCGAGGGCTGAGCGTACGAGTGCTTAAGACGTCGCGCACAAATTAAGTAACGCAAAGGGGTGGAGGGGTgacgaggttgcgttacttaatgtgacatagggTTTTATCGTTACAAAATTCCACTTTTATTCCTTAATTAATTCATGGGCCCCTATATGTTTGAGCAGCTAGCTTCAATTTTGAAACTgaatgaggtgtgtttcctgaaccaagatgataaagcaagTATTTTAATGGGTTTAACAGCAGCCAGTAAGCAAGCACCGATAGACGCATCTTGAACAGGATTACCATATCTACATAATACTCTGTATTCCtacagatttttgacgtagaactacgtctttcaggaagggtgccgaatcagaaaacaggtcacgttatacgaaataaagttaacgttaataactcttctCACAACGAGcggattctgatgatttgcataccaatcgaatcggaaattttctaagatttgtctgatatgctatacattacaattccctgaTTCATAAACAGCttgaataaatgaaaactggaagcattccgaTTTTCCCGTTAACGTCGATTTCACATgaactacaataagtttctaattcgaaggtcatctttagttcacaatcagttcaaataacccattcggagtGGTTTCGACTAAGCTACGCCacgttgtagtgtgtatctcgttttaCATAGAGAATACTGACCGTTTGAGCTCTTCAAAACACTCATATTGCttataagctgcatctactattcgttcgatcactcctcataagttcttgatagagttttgatctggtaaacaagccttccggattttatgaatggataccaaattacccaatcaTCACATTgaattttgatgcaaaaacagaagtaaatgattttgaagcacttcgttgcacttctgactgttgattgtataagttcaaataagttcaaatggccagtcttacaaatgaagatagttgttatatcctacattatatacttcaattcaaacgacttcttacatatctctggaaactcagaaaaaaatagttgttctatagttGTGGAACGCAGTGTAGGTCAGTTGTGCTAGGATCACCAATTAGATTTCGTCGCGGTTCAACCCAATCAGCGACTGGAAGAAACTTAACACATAAAGAGACGCATATTCCCGCTTCGAAAGGAATACCGAATTTGATCGCCCATTGCTTCCCGGGTGGcaataaattattgaatgaaattgtgaCTTCTTTCACCCTGGGAAGTAAGGAACAGCAAACTATGTAAATAAACAGTATCAAACTAGTATCTAACTAGTATCAAACGAAGTATCAATAAAGTATCACTGTAAAGACATACATTCGAAGCGTTTGGGTCCTCTATCATCCGAAAAAGGTTTGCCtccgagaagcaacgattctttcttgcctttgcgagaacaataaactaattggtcaaatgtcgcaattcgtttctttatataaatgcacgcattgcattgagtatttaacgagatgcATCTTCCGGCACAGAaggattctgagaattttcctcagaggagatgcaagcACTAGTGACAGTTTAcctactatgcaagggtggagtttacttcgcagatattcagccctattctgtattccgacggatttacatttcgttcgaaaccgttatttcgttcgagttttaatttcgcattccctatttcgaacgttttgcccattcaatgtttgaagagaaacagatcgaacgaaatgcaaaaacaactcgaacgaaatacagaatggaattttatcaagtcgttcgaaatatttcgactcGATCGAAATGCAGAATAGGGGTGATTATCTTTTCGCTATtcctcttcgttgtttctattctagcggctgcataagtttcccattattgacagctcgggaaaacacacaaatggacataataaatgtatggggaatgcttccaattttcagcaatttcaaccatatacaagctatgggattgtaatgtatagcatatcaaccaaatcttagaaaatttccgattcggttGGCATGCatttcgttaaaatccgttcgcagcaaatatagttattaacgaaaactttatttcatataaacgtgacctgttttctgatttggcaccattaatgtaagacgtagacCTACGTCAAATATTCAAGTCTGTTCCGAAGTGGGTTCTACAAACTCATAAAATAACTGTACAACTCACCGATAGTAATCAGAACTGTAAATATCCCGTGACAGTCCGAAATCGGATATTTTCACGGTCAGATTATCGCCCACCAAACAGTTTCTTGCAGCCAAGTCCCGATGTACATAGTGATGACTGGCCAGATATTCCATTCCATCGCAAATCTGTTGTGCAATCAGCAGGAATTGCAGCTGCGTCAACTGCTTGCTTTCGTTGGGAGAATTCGCGATAAGAAACTCGTGTAAATCTCCTTGTGCCATGTATTCGAACAGCATGCACAGAGGCTCCTCCTTCAGCACCACTCCCAAAATGCACACAATGTTATCATGTTTGAGATCGGAGATCAGCTCGATTTCCCGCTTGAAATCGGCCTGCGTTTTAGCGCTGGCATTCTCTTTGAGCGCCTTAACCGCAACGAAAATCTTCTCGCCATCTTTCTGAGTCAGTTCACCTTTGTAGACTTTCCCGAAGGCGCCCTCTCCCAGTTCCTCAACGAAACGAACATCCTGCAAGTTGTACTGTGGAACCCGTGCGATTCCATTGTTGCGGGATTGCGACGTTTGACGCTGATTTCCCGGTTGGCCACTGGTTAAACCTTGGATACCACCATTCTCCGTGTTTCTGCTGATGGCTCCCGTCGAATTCTGGTTCGCTATCAGCGAAGTCATCTCTATTGGCGAGTTGTGACGCGAGTTTCCGTAAATGTTCTTATCCGCGTTGGGCAGGTTGATCTGGAAAAATAAGATCAATATCAATGCTATATCTATCAACATGAATGACATAGCTTACATTTTGAATGTTTGACACACCATGTTTTCTGTACTTTCGACAACAAACGACTGTGATGGCGATTACTATCGACCCAGCGAAAGTAACGAAACAAACTATTACGTAGAGCCACATACGCTCGGAGCATTTTGCAATGTCACAGAATTCCATCGTCTTTTTGAGATCTGTGTAGCACCAAGGTGATTGAAGCTCTCCTCCCGGATTTCTGTGAAATAAAGGGAGAAGATAAATGATTGTCCTGAAATAAACATTGTTTCCTGTTCATACCGGCAGTAGTTGTGACCAGCAAGCTCAGGGTAATTGGAAATTTCCCTCATCAATCTGGACCATCGCATGCAGCGTTTGCCGGACACGGATGTGTCTAGGATACCTCTGTAGCTCACGCCATTCTCCCAATAGCAGTCATCCTCCGGGGTGATATCCACCTTGATCCCCAATCGCATGCACTCCACATCACCGGAACTGCCAATGCCACCGATACCATTCAAAATGGTGTCATCGACGGAGTTCTGAAGAGGAAGATCATCGCACTCTTCAAGCGGCAACTTCTGTCCAATCGTCGGATGGCGTTTGGCAATCGCGTACTCGTTCTGGCACAGTTCGTTCTCCAACAGTTCGCAATCGTTACGGCAGattcttttcaaattttcggTGTTTCTCGTGGGAGGGTAATTTTTCTTGCTGTTGACATTGGCCGTGTAGGATGAGTGATACACTCCGTCTGTTCCGTAGGTGTTCTGTTGAAGAAAGTTTTGCTTTTTCTCATAGAAATTGCCACTCGACCTTCGTCTCCTAGTACCCTCATCCAACGAATTACTCGTAACAATCTCCCCGTTGAAATCACTTCCGTTGGTGTCAGGAGTGACACCACCACTGAAGTACACCTTCAATCTTTCCGTTGTGGTCGTCACGGTCGCCGTTGTGCCCGTTTTCAACGATGCCTTGCGATTGTTCTTTTTCTCGTGCGATTTGTACATCGTCCGTCCGGATCCGTTACCGCGTCGGGCTTTCTCTGCCGCTGCTTTGTTCGCAAAGTACTGATGATTGGTTTTCTCCGGCGTTTGGCATATTGGTAAAATACTGTAGCACAAGCTCGGTAACGCATAAACCCTACAGTTGGCATTCATATCCTTGGAGTCTTTGATAACTCCGTAGGCGGCCTTGAGTCGTTCCTCCAAGATGTCCATCGTGATGTCTGGCGTGATGAATACGGTCTGATTGCGGAGATATTCCTCGCAGGTTGTGCCGGTGTAAACCTGGCACACACCCAGTTGGATTTTTTCCTCGTCATCGCGAAACGATAGCTTCTCGGTTTTCTTCTGGCGGATGAACTTCTCCGCCGCCGGCAAGGGCTGAGTTAAGCTGGAAGTGAAAATGTTTCtatcaatatttttataatacacaAAATAAGTTTGAATTATGAGAATAAACCAAAAGTGTTTAACCCTTAGAGTACGGAGTGAGGGACTTTAGGTCCCCCGAGATTAGTTTTTCTTCAATAATTTCTCACgttatgcacaaatttgtgcttcgattgtatggcagccccgttttagagagggaggaggaatgtcaaatcactatagaaacatttcttacctccacttgccaaatttggctcaattttctTGATGTTATAAAATAGACTCCGTATTCTAAGGgttaataagaaaaaaaacatttttttccaattctccATCCACATGGTCTTTCtcaagaaaatagtttaaaactTGAGCTATTATCATCGAAACCTTTGTTAGCTGAAGGATTTACCTTCCCGTTAAGAAAAGAGTCATCATTGGGCTTTCGTGTCAACTGTCGAATGAAGTGAACGGTCATCCTCCCGAAGCCGGGATTGATTCACAAAATATCGCAACCAACACAGTGCATCAATTTACGCAGACAATTGTAGTAGTAAATCTACTGTACGTAATGTGTTAGGTGTGTAAGTTGTAATTGTCCGATTTATGTTTTAGATGttgggcgtcgtgcacaaattacgtaacgttaAAAATGAGGTTTTTGGACCCCTTCCTTcctcctatgtaacaaaaagtaacgcaagacgaacccccctcccccttatgtTACATAACGCTAATCTGTACACAAATTCAAAGTCGTTTGAAAACTGTTTAGGTTTTATTTTAAGGGATGAATATCAACGTAAGAAAATCAGCTATCTGCACAAGTTGGAATCAAATGTTCTGACGGAAGTTCTttatatgcaagtagtgacttcggaagaactttcgtcaagttcatagaatttcgaaTAAACCGAGACGGGAAATTAATGCTCACATCtgttgggattggtgctttcaaacCATCAAACCAATAACATGTactggtataaattgatgttgatttacacaaaagTAACTACTCCTTCGTTCAATTTATcagttcctgtcgttacatttcactacttgcaaaaggTCTTGGGATGTCCTTACGTGACAAGCAAACCACTCGGCTTAATATCGTACTTATTCCGCTTCGTCGATTTGGCAGTTTGCGGACTtaatatattctgctttgacgggatatccatcgatcgctaggttattccacaaatcagctaacgattcccctgcatactaaaaatgttttgtttccaaTTTCTGGTCCCTTGTTTAgagtttttcatccaagtgagatccGTTATGATCACGAAGAAGTATTTAACCTATCAGGAAAGAGAGACTATCCGACTTTCAACTCAGTTGAATGCACTGCGTGCTGGAGAATTTGTAGCAACTGATAttgcatcaagattcaattgattaaaatgatagatcgaaaatatctatgacctttttaaaacgagggttctcgtctggtcctccatccacattGATTATGGCTACTGGCTTGATGATTCTTTGGTACCGTATAATCTCGAATTCAGGCAACTCGCACAAACTTTGAAAATCGAGCCCATGAGAAAATGCGTTTAAGAACAGTGGCTTCCTGAACAAACTGCAACGTATATTGGAACACTGCATAAGACTACTTTAGCATGATCGAGGTGCCCTAGCTTTATTTGCATTCTGCGATAACAGACGATGTTTTTCAGGCTTATGTTTTTCAGCCATGACAAAATCACGATTCGGTAGATTAACGCGatattcgagatgcattaagggagtattctggtcaagaatattgaaaacaatcaattttttttcttcatatttctgatgtttaggcattcaagaatatatcctagaaataactttttcgaaaatctcataACTCTCACTTATTCACCGAGTTTTAGCCATTTTAGCGATGCAgtttctaacctggtacggccataacaattgaCTTCAAAcgagtttttctcgaaactagctttttcaaactggcgtaaaCGATATCTCTAAGTTCTACTGATCCGATTTATGTCGTATTTTTATGAACACAACATGTATGCGTTTCTCTATGGCATGAAGTAataagaaataatattttttaaatttcactatttttgaaaaatctggaaacaggaggaaaaactttaaaaacGGCAGTTTTTCTtcgaacggccgccattttttttttttttttttattaaatcgtttgtttttacaggctcagttacataagtttaaaggagccaaactcctatctgtatagttacaagtatacataaacattttttattaattctaatgttaatgaggtagagaaccgattactcgcggcttgctcgagtttagaagggtgacattttgtttcaggaaaaggatgggatataaggatatgttgacaatgttcacactcacattcgcactcacattcatcatactcaattcttaagcctatcttatatctaacatgtatttacatttcaccttattctattgttagtaagaagggatttgatttctcgcgaaggaaaaggaaaaggagaatataaggatataaggacaatcacacacgaagatcgatagcttttaggaagacatatatttgggacatgtaatcaaggtctaaccgagccaacacatctctcaccggcacattgggctgccttcctctagcccgaagagagttttctaaattcgatctggcaacaagatactcctcgcacgaccaaacaacgtgttcgatgtcgtggtaaccttggccacaagcacagatattgccatcggcaagattaaaacgaaagagtagcgcgtctaacgaacagtgattggacatgagtcgagagaaggtgcgaataaagtcccgacttaagtccagacttttgaaccatggtttgaggctaacctta
The Toxorhynchites rutilus septentrionalis strain SRP chromosome 2, ASM2978413v1, whole genome shotgun sequence genome window above contains:
- the LOC129768577 gene encoding tyrosine-protein kinase transmembrane receptor Ror, which produces MLTIIYIVSAVFCLHRQVTYGEPTNVLEDVTNNGLTQPLPAAEKFIRQKKTEKLSFRDDEEKIQLGVCQVYTGTTCEEYLRNQTVFITPDITMDILEERLKAAYGVIKDSKDMNANCRVYALPSLCYSILPICQTPEKTNHQYFANKAAAEKARRGNGSGRTMYKSHEKKNNRKASLKTGTTATVTTTTERLKVYFSGGVTPDTNGSDFNGEIVTSNSLDEGTRRRRSSGNFYEKKQNFLQQNTYGTDGVYHSSYTANVNSKKNYPPTRNTENLKRICRNDCELLENELCQNEYAIAKRHPTIGQKLPLEECDDLPLQNSVDDTILNGIGGIGSSGDVECMRLGIKVDITPEDDCYWENGVSYRGILDTSVSGKRCMRWSRLMREISNYPELAGHNYCRNPGGELQSPWCYTDLKKTMEFCDIAKCSERMWLYVIVCFVTFAGSIVIAITVVCCRKYRKHGVSNIQNINLPNADKNIYGNSRHNSPIEMTSLIANQNSTGAISRNTENGGIQGLTSGQPGNQRQTSQSRNNGIARVPQYNLQDVRFVEELGEGAFGKVYKGELTQKDGEKIFVAVKALKENASAKTQADFKREIELISDLKHDNIVCILGVVLKEEPLCMLFEYMAQGDLHEFLIANSPNESKQLTQLQFLLIAQQICDGMEYLASHHYVHRDLAARNCLVGDNLTVKISDFGLSRDIYSSDYYRVQSKSLLPVRWMPSESILYGKFTTESDVWSFGVVLWEIYSYGLQPYYGYSNQEVINMVRARQLLPCPEACPSAVYSLMVECWHEQAVRRPTFPEIGHRLKIWYQAQKRSEQNEQGFNRKGSVLSVNNQRISSQGNLNAVIPSSSHHSLNKNAPTDAQQQSSHQPRKHHHSLEREKILRTSQQQSLQQTPHNHHHHHHTRSHHQHHSSLDRSNSGKSEESEQFETQSNRSFYHNTGTSRSSKSIHSMQENPHPQSHLQQQHHPTPQSYKNFSLPRKSIDSNLEFGDGDTTAASSPGAGFSGGRESKRPPKDPHRHHHHHHHHGSGRSRRIDNSVSSLTSEADLNQPNQNIPKNSTQSLAQPAMNRKPSSSGSIFSVASESNSSFANSHLVATSSGDSANGGSTGPAAALMQSSYHE